The Exiguobacterium aurantiacum DSM 6208 genome includes a window with the following:
- a CDS encoding SDR family oxidoreductase has product MISNTLLSGKVAFVTGAASGIGRAAVIRFVQAGAKVAIVDLKLEDAEQLASLIGEERAIGISADVANEDEMKRAYEQTVERFGRVDIVFANAGRNGTITPIEHLSLEDWNGVVETNLTGTFVTVKHAIPHLKEQGGSIIITSSINGNRYFKNFGFSGYATTKAGQTGFAKMAAAELAQFGIRVNSICPGAIDTNIDDSTNRDDALLEEVVIPIEYPEGNQPLAGKSGSAKQVADVVLFFASNMSSHVTGSEVYVDGVESLL; this is encoded by the coding sequence ATGATTTCAAATACATTGTTGTCAGGGAAAGTCGCGTTCGTCACCGGCGCGGCATCAGGGATCGGGCGGGCGGCGGTCATCCGGTTCGTCCAGGCTGGCGCAAAAGTCGCCATCGTCGACTTGAAACTAGAAGACGCCGAACAGTTGGCGAGCTTGATCGGCGAGGAACGTGCCATCGGGATCAGTGCCGACGTCGCCAACGAAGACGAGATGAAACGAGCGTACGAACAGACAGTCGAACGGTTCGGCCGCGTCGATATCGTCTTCGCGAACGCCGGACGGAACGGGACGATCACGCCAATCGAGCATCTGTCGCTTGAAGATTGGAACGGCGTCGTCGAGACGAATTTGACAGGCACGTTCGTCACCGTGAAACACGCCATCCCTCACTTAAAAGAACAAGGCGGGAGCATCATCATCACATCGTCGATCAACGGGAACCGTTATTTTAAAAACTTCGGTTTCAGCGGATATGCGACGACGAAGGCCGGACAGACCGGATTCGCGAAAATGGCAGCCGCCGAGCTCGCCCAGTTCGGCATTCGCGTCAATTCGATTTGTCCCGGCGCGATCGATACGAACATCGATGACTCGACGAATCGTGACGACGCCTTGCTAGAAGAAGTCGTCATCCCGATCGAGTATCCGGAAGGCAATCAACCGCTCGCCGGCAAGTCGGGGTCGGCCAAGCAAGTCGCGGACGTCGTCTTGTTTTTCGCAAGCAACATGTCGAGCCACGTCACCGGTTCTGAAGTGTACGTGGACGGTGTGGAATCTTTACTTTAA
- a CDS encoding GNAT family N-acetyltransferase: MLKQEVSYQQNPPVADLYRAFMDGFSDYMIRFDMDEAAFEAIFLVRDQNQPSRSIVAYVDGRPVGVMLSGIAHLDAGWVTRCGGLAVAPGYRRLGIARELMRRFDEQAEGMRLLEVIQGNEQAYDLYARLGYDVVREIVYYQSVPTETAAKLDVVPITELFEREYPKAVHHPIWQRDVRTTQQQATLVRVTEEGREGSLLFRDNVLLDVFGRDEDAVWLLRAAGCKHPVHLTFTSDRPAFIEAAEALGFVKDTVAQFEMVRKGET, translated from the coding sequence ATGCTGAAACAAGAGGTGTCTTATCAACAGAATCCGCCGGTAGCCGATTTGTATCGGGCCTTTATGGACGGTTTTTCTGATTACATGATTCGTTTTGACATGGACGAGGCCGCATTTGAGGCGATTTTCCTCGTCCGAGATCAAAATCAGCCATCTCGCTCGATCGTGGCGTACGTCGACGGGCGACCGGTCGGTGTCATGTTGAGCGGGATCGCCCATCTAGACGCGGGGTGGGTCACTCGTTGCGGCGGATTGGCCGTGGCACCCGGCTATCGCCGACTCGGGATCGCCCGAGAGTTGATGCGCCGCTTCGATGAGCAAGCAGAAGGGATGCGGCTACTCGAGGTCATTCAAGGAAACGAGCAGGCGTACGACCTGTACGCTAGGCTCGGCTATGACGTCGTGCGTGAGATTGTGTATTATCAATCCGTACCGACCGAGACGGCGGCGAAGCTTGACGTTGTCCCGATCACCGAGCTGTTCGAGCGGGAATATCCGAAAGCCGTGCACCATCCGATTTGGCAACGAGACGTGCGCACGACCCAACAACAGGCGACGCTCGTTCGTGTGACCGAGGAAGGGCGTGAAGGGTCGTTATTGTTCCGGGACAACGTGCTCCTTGATGTGTTCGGTCGCGACGAAGATGCCGTCTGGTTGTTACGGGCCGCGGGTTGTAAGCACCCTGTCCATCTGACGTTCACGTCCGACCGTCCGGCCTTCATCGAGGCGGCCGAAGCGCTCGGATTCGTGAAGGACACGGTCGCCCAGTTCGAGATGGTGAGAAAGGGGGAGACGTGA
- a CDS encoding GNAT family N-acetyltransferase produces MSHVTLETLQDDHWPALEAFTLPLDQEKYTTLPRDIDSPLPEGVHPIVIVAEGPVGFFLLHDTERVQTYTESAHALLLSIFSINHPFQGNGYAKAALRQLPAYVRQQFPKTQEVVLSVNLKNDAAFALYEKVGFSDTGRRITGPVGEQRIMSLAL; encoded by the coding sequence ATGTCCCACGTCACGTTAGAAACGCTTCAAGATGACCATTGGCCCGCCCTTGAGGCGTTCACGTTACCGCTCGATCAAGAAAAATATACGACCCTTCCTCGCGATATCGACTCCCCGCTTCCTGAAGGCGTTCATCCGATCGTCATCGTCGCCGAAGGTCCGGTCGGCTTCTTTCTGTTACACGATACGGAAAGAGTCCAAACTTATACGGAGTCCGCACACGCACTGCTGCTCTCGATTTTTTCCATCAATCACCCTTTCCAAGGAAACGGCTATGCGAAAGCAGCGCTCCGACAATTACCGGCTTACGTTCGCCAGCAGTTTCCGAAGACGCAAGAAGTCGTCTTATCTGTGAACTTGAAAAATGATGCCGCCTTCGCGCTCTATGAGAAAGTCGGTTTCTCAGATACCGGAAGACGCATCACAGGACCGGTCGGAGAACAACGAATCATGTCGCTCGCGCTCTGA
- a CDS encoding GNAT family N-acetyltransferase: protein MKRLELARRIERIKAEGTSAYIRHRKQTPPYEGSELIVENKGHVFRMGNMSFAVGFGLNRPTSFYDLHQMEKWVRGKNVSRLHVEVCPLADMSLIRLLQERNYTLDHFLDVWLLDVTQFETTLPAPHQVEPVDADNVNEWARAIAAGFAEAGSVLQETVDTAKGFYALPENKAFLVRDGEKAVAGGILAVQDGMGELFLTSTIPAYRGKGYQTQLILERIAHAKASGCQYVTVTTKVDTASGRNMERLGFQPFYQKAVMKSPILK from the coding sequence ATGAAACGCTTAGAATTAGCCAGACGAATCGAACGCATCAAAGCGGAAGGGACGTCTGCTTATATTCGGCATCGAAAACAGACCCCTCCCTATGAAGGTTCGGAGTTGATTGTCGAAAACAAAGGACACGTCTTCCGGATGGGCAATATGAGTTTCGCGGTCGGCTTCGGATTGAATCGTCCCACGAGTTTTTACGACTTGCACCAGATGGAGAAATGGGTCCGTGGAAAAAACGTATCCCGTCTCCATGTCGAGGTCTGTCCGCTCGCCGATATGTCACTCATCCGGCTCCTGCAGGAACGGAATTACACGCTCGACCACTTTCTAGACGTGTGGTTGCTCGATGTCACGCAATTCGAGACGACGCTGCCGGCCCCGCATCAAGTCGAGCCAGTCGACGCGGATAACGTGAATGAATGGGCCCGGGCCATCGCGGCCGGTTTTGCCGAGGCGGGCTCGGTTCTTCAAGAAACGGTCGACACGGCGAAAGGCTTTTATGCACTCCCTGAAAACAAGGCGTTTCTCGTCCGTGATGGCGAAAAGGCGGTCGCTGGCGGTATTCTCGCCGTCCAAGACGGGATGGGGGAGCTGTTTTTGACGAGCACGATCCCGGCATATCGAGGCAAGGGCTATCAGACGCAACTGATTCTCGAACGCATCGCCCACGCGAAAGCGTCAGGATGCCAGTACGTGACGGTGACGACAAAAGTGGACACCGCTTCGGGACGGAACATGGAACGGTTAGGATTCCAGCCGTTTTATCAAAAAGCCGTGATGAAAAGTCCGATTCTCAAATAA
- a CDS encoding NUDIX hydrolase codes for MIEFITVVDERRKKIGLKPRADVHRDGDWHETFHCWVVEGERLFLQRRSDTKQDFPGLYDITAAGHLAAGETVRDGVREIREEIGLEVTLDQLTALGVFEDVIETETFIDREFAHTYVYSYAGEPFTLDAAEVADLVTIDRERFAALVTGDVEAVEATSVLTEETFNVTCASLVPHPTSYWNDVMTGIKAFADERHD; via the coding sequence ATGATTGAATTCATTACCGTCGTCGACGAACGGCGAAAGAAAATTGGACTGAAGCCCCGGGCTGACGTGCACCGTGACGGGGATTGGCACGAGACGTTCCACTGTTGGGTCGTGGAAGGGGAACGACTTTTTTTGCAACGTCGCAGTGACACGAAGCAAGACTTTCCGGGACTGTACGATATTACTGCGGCCGGCCATTTGGCGGCCGGGGAGACAGTCAGGGACGGGGTGCGAGAAATTCGGGAAGAGATCGGGCTTGAGGTGACGCTTGACCAATTGACCGCCTTGGGGGTGTTTGAAGATGTGATTGAGACGGAGACGTTTATCGACCGCGAATTCGCCCATACATACGTCTATTCGTATGCAGGTGAACCGTTCACACTCGATGCGGCCGAGGTCGCTGATCTCGTCACGATCGACCGTGAACGTTTTGCGGCTTTGGTCACCGGGGATGTTGAGGCGGTGGAGGCGACGTCAGTGTTGACCGAAGAGACGTTTAATGTGACATGCGCCTCCCTCGTACCGCATCCGACGTCATATTGGAACGACGTCATGACAGGAATCAAGGCGTTTGCGGATGAGCGTCATGATTGA
- a CDS encoding M23 family metallopeptidase — translation MLKQFILTAGAGVFIFSGAQSASANEITPEKLLETTKTIEQTTNQLSESKKVVAKAEQQIEKVETAAAAVQADIDEVTEQIEAYQAAIAPEADSLFKQVLSTVLPSAKAEAAESEKKQQDILDQKATAKQKLDELAAKQAEVEAAKEKTQSSYAAASEQMKAQSTKLSDLKKQHAAMAPDKFMMPANGRLSQGFGPASGQFGYTFHNGIDIAAKVGTPVYAAADGKVIEVSGRGPYGKHVKVEHNIDGQKWTTVYAHLHKIDVKKGQTVRQAEGIGQIGNTGNSSGPHLHFEVHKGAYSFSPSSAGNTVDPMKVAQLLGGASAVKATY, via the coding sequence ATGTTGAAACAATTCATCCTTACAGCAGGCGCAGGTGTGTTCATCTTTAGTGGTGCGCAGTCGGCGTCGGCAAATGAAATCACCCCGGAAAAACTCCTCGAGACGACAAAAACAATCGAACAAACGACAAACCAACTGTCCGAGTCAAAAAAAGTTGTGGCGAAAGCCGAACAACAAATTGAAAAAGTCGAGACAGCAGCAGCGGCCGTTCAAGCGGACATTGATGAAGTGACCGAGCAGATTGAGGCGTATCAGGCTGCGATCGCGCCGGAAGCGGACTCGTTGTTCAAACAAGTACTGTCGACCGTCTTGCCGAGTGCGAAAGCCGAGGCGGCCGAATCTGAAAAGAAGCAACAAGACATCTTAGACCAAAAGGCGACGGCGAAACAGAAGCTCGACGAATTGGCAGCTAAGCAAGCAGAGGTCGAGGCTGCAAAAGAAAAGACGCAGTCGTCTTACGCGGCCGCCTCTGAACAGATGAAGGCGCAGTCGACGAAGTTGAGCGACTTGAAAAAGCAACATGCGGCGATGGCGCCGGACAAGTTCATGATGCCGGCGAACGGTCGGTTGTCACAAGGCTTCGGCCCGGCGAGCGGGCAATTCGGTTATACGTTCCATAACGGCATCGATATCGCCGCGAAAGTCGGCACGCCGGTCTACGCGGCCGCCGATGGGAAAGTGATTGAAGTGAGCGGACGTGGGCCATACGGCAAGCACGTCAAAGTTGAGCACAACATCGATGGTCAGAAATGGACGACCGTTTATGCGCACTTGCATAAGATCGACGTGAAAAAAGGACAGACGGTCCGCCAAGCCGAAGGCATCGGCCAAATCGGTAACACTGGCAACTCGTCTGGTCCGCATTTGCATTTTGAAGTGCACAAAGGCGCCTACTCGTTCTCGCCAAGTTCGGCAGGGAACACGGTTGATCCGATGAAGGTCGCACAACTACTTGGCGGTGCTTCAGCCGTCAAAGCCACTTACTGA